The nucleotide sequence CCTTAGTTTCTTTAGCTGTAGGATGGTTGGGTTGTGATCTCTAAGTTCTGAATGTTACCTTTCCAACACTAGTTACTCCCTTTCAGTATATCGACATTTGACAGGAGTTGGGTGGAGTTAGTGAGGCCCATGAAGAAAGCAAAAGGGGTCCCTGACGCCCGAATTCCTAATCGCCGTAGAAATGGGGTGTGGGGTAGGATAAATGAAAAACGGAGGCAAAGCGGCTTTAAACGAGTCGCGCAAGATTGCGCAATAAGCGACATGATATAGCCAGTCAAGCCCGTAGGAGGCTGGGACTGGGTGGGAATATGCCCCAGAAAGGCGGAATTtctgggggaaggaaaagggaggggccTTTTTGAAAGCACAAGCTTATGGAAGTGATGGCCGGGTAGACTACAACTCCCAGCAGGCGCCGCGCGCGCAGTACTTCCGCGAAGGGGCGGGGCGGCGTTCCTGGAGGCCGGGGTGTGAGAGCTGCAGAGGCGATGGCGGGGCAGGTGAAGGACAAGGAGGCCTTTCAGAGACTCAGCTTCCTGTACCAGGTGAGGGCGCGACGGAGAGGAGGGGGAAACGGGGCAGGGCGGTTGGCGCGGGTCCGAGGAAAGACCAGCGCCGCTTCCTCCCTCGCCAGGCGGCCCACTGCGTCTTAGCGCAGAACCCTGAGAACCAGGCACTGGCGAGGTTTTACTGCTACACGGAAAGAAGCATCGGGAAGCGCCTCGTCCTGCGACAGTGAGGCTGCGCGGGGCGGGGGGAGAtgaggggcgggggaggggggaccGGGAGGAGGCCCGAGGGTGACGTCGCTGTCGGGCCTCGCCCCCTAAGGGACCCCTCGGTGAAGAGGACCCTGTGCCGCAGCTgctcctccctcctcatccccggGCTGACCTGCACCCAGCGGCAGCGGCGTGAgtgttccctccccccccccccccccccaccgccggTGGGATGCAGTGGGAGTGGTGATGGGCAGGACCGCGTTCAGTCCGTTATCTCCTATCTCTGGCCTTTCTCTTCTTTACTG is from Trichosurus vulpecula isolate mTriVul1 chromosome 7, mTriVul1.pri, whole genome shotgun sequence and encodes:
- the RPP21 gene encoding ribonuclease P protein subunit p21 isoform X1, whose protein sequence is MAGQVKDKEAFQRLSFLYQAAHCVLAQNPENQALARFYCYTERSIGKRLVLRQDPSVKRTLCRSCSSLLIPGLTCTQRQRRRLGQRWTVQTCLTCHRSRRFLNDPRHQLWGDRPEAQLQNQADLKLTRSVAHTSHPVSAQPSGEKLHHQDLKIQ
- the RPP21 gene encoding ribonuclease P protein subunit p21 isoform X2, encoding MAGQVKDKEAFQRLSFLYQAAHCVLAQNPENQALARFYCYTERSIGKRLVLRQDPSVKRTLCRSCSSLLIPGLTCTQRQRRRLGQRWTVQTCLTCHRSRRFLNDPRHQLWGDRPEAQLQNQISN